In the genome of Bradysia coprophila strain Holo2 unplaced genomic scaffold, BU_Bcop_v1 contig_232, whole genome shotgun sequence, one region contains:
- the LOC119076382 gene encoding trans-1,2-dihydrobenzene-1,2-diol dehydrogenase-like has translation MPLKWGIASAGKISHDFVNAVGTLSDNDHNVVAVGARDLNRAREFAELHNIDKYYSSYEELANDSNVDVVYIGVLNPQHYSVAMLMLENGKHVLCEKPLCMNEKEVKKLVAYAERKKLFLMEAIWSRFFPSYQYLRKQINNGMLGEIQEVHCSFGFPLDDVDRLAKKELGGGTILDLGVYTIQICQWVFQQPPKKIEATGTLNSDGVDMTMKATLTYSDNSFASIETSATTKLVNEAVIKGTKGTITLPDFWSPPILVDIDGVKKTWPLPEGKHKYNFVNSSGLRYEAEEVRQCIQNGLIQSSIVSHNESLIIANIEDEIRKQIGVVYSADA, from the exons ATGCCACTAAAATGGGGAATAGCTTCTGCGGGAAAAATCTCCCACGATTTCGTTAATGCTGTAGGCACCCTTTCCGACAACGACCACAACGTAGTTGCTGTTGGCGCTCGTGACCTAAATCGAGCCAGAGAATTCGCTGAACTGCATAACATCGACAAATACTACAGCAGCTACGAGGAGCTGGCTAACGATTCGAATGTCGACGTTGTGTATATTGGCGTTTTGAATCCGCAACATTATTCAGTGGCTATGCTGATGTTAGAAAATGGCAAGCATGTACTCTGCGAAAAACCCCTGTGCATGAACGAGAAGGAGGTGAAGAAATTGGTTGCGTATGCGGAACGGAAAAAGTTGTTTCTAATGGAGGCAATTTGGTCCAGATTCTTCCCGTCATATCAGTACTTGCGAAAGCAAATCAACAACGGGATGTTGGGTGAAATTCAAGAAGTTCACTGTTCGTTTGGATTTCCTTTGGATGACGTTGATCGTTTAGC CAAAAAGGAGCTCGGTGGCGGGACGATTTTGGATTTGGGCGTTTACACTATTCAA ATTTGCCAATGGGTTTTCCAACAACCGCCGAAAAAGATAGAAGCTACTGGCACACTTAATTCTGATGGGGTCGACATGACCATGAAAGCAACATTGACCTATTCGGACAATTCTTTTGCTTCAATCGAAACGAGCGCAACAACCAAATTGGTTAATGAGGCTGTAATTAAGGGAACCAAAGGCACTATAACT CTACCAGACTTTTGGAGTCCCCCAATTCTCGTTGACATTGATG GTGTAAAGAAGACGTGGCCTTTGCCGGAAGGAAaacataaatacaattttgtgaACAGCAGTGGCTTGCGATATGAGGCAGAGGAAGTGCGACAATGCATCCAGAATGGATTGATTCAGAGTTCAATTGTGTCGCATAACGAAAGTTTAATTATTGCCAATATTGAAGATGAAATTCGCAAACAGATCGGAGTCGTGTATTCGGCCgatgcataa
- the LOC119076370 gene encoding myosin heavy chain, non-muscle-like codes for MDRRQTQENTKEKAVPRPSNRISRLAQPRNYSATPHSLRRNRSSSHENVSQYNRQVQKRSRSTSVAPRIPSETPVRPPFARSLSLLFTPASTNRSVASTSRSSTLRRSDDEQTARILDVLRNHFGPTFLSGGLQSMSAKQFVEIIRFFAQSITGNKVAIHDNNVDDVKLFADYIEYPHQMNKSWFKAPTVSIAYERNVEFLDWLCSFIVIDDDSTSINDYIEYKDTESDSLINQQFVASFVGDLKIGFAIWSDRTEEFDGWKLKWIREMIHTKTGLDDIDDSIGRIQSEYTMMQTEEMTFGNEHLLQTQQKKVEELKKQLAKLQDICHEKVVDAQMYSEELNSLTSTNEQLEKTVKEMKETIKNQPVSAEDRQSRIADLTQKKHLLSEKNIFVNSLKAVADDSQVKIARLKQQKTSKIYAINTVVQKLFQIGINFGDLTIDQLSISENDTQSKIKAKLELFAQVKEIINNRRTDIHKSVNDTQSQLKSISNELFVVENEVSSLKKHLQTNEVRLRKVEDEIVETQYKAEQQQHKLQATLDRTTDTIQKIKIKIENKEKNIESLKAENKAIFEGIQMKTDAMLNAKRERQARLAAAVAELEQETEELKNIVYKLN; via the exons ATGGACCGACGACAAACACAGGAAAATACGAAGGAAAAGGCGGTCCCGCGGCCATCAAACAG AATCAGTCGATTGGCCCAACCGCGAAATTATTCGGCCACGCCGCATTCGCTAAGACGAAACCGTTCATCGTctcatgaaaatgtttcacaaTACAATCGACAAGTACAAAAGAGATCCCGAAGCACCTCAGTCGCTCCACGTATTCCTAGTGAAACACCAGTTCGGCCACCTTTTGCACGATCATTGTCGTTGTTATTTACACCAGCATCGACAAACAGAAGCGTCGCTTCGACCAGCAGAAGTTCTACATTGAGGAGAAGTGATGACGAGCAGACGGCACGTATTCTCGATGTTTTACGCAACCATTTCGGACCAACGTTTCTATCCGGTGGGCTGCAGTCGATGTCAGCGAAACAATTCGTCGAGATAATTAGGTTTTTTGCGCAGAGTATCACTGGTAATAAAGTGGCCATACATGACAACAACGTTGATGATGTTAAACTTTTCGCCGATTATATCGAATATCCACATCAGATGAACAAGTCGTGGTTCAAGGCACCAACCGTTTCGATTGCTTACGAACGTAATGTTGAATTTTTGGACTGGCTTTGCAGTTTTATCGTCATTGATGATGATAGCACCAGCATCAACGATTACATAGAATACAAAGATACCGAATCGGATAGTCTGATCAATCAACAATTCGTCGCCAGTTTCGTCGGagatttgaaaatcggttttgCCATTTGGAGTGATCGAACAGAGGAATTCGATGGATGGAAATTGAAATGGATTCGGGAGATGATTCATACTAAGACCGGTTTGGATGACATTGATGATTCCATCGGTCGCATTCAAAGCGAGTACACAATGATGCAAACGGAGGAAATGACGTTCGGAAATGAGCATCTGTTGCAGACACAGCAAAAGAAGGTCGAAGAATTAAAGAAACAATTGGCGAAATTGCAAGACATTTGTCACGAAAAGGTTGTTGATGCACAAATGTATTCCGAAGAATTGAATTCTTTGACGTCGACAAACGAGCAACTTGAAAAAACAGTAAAGGAGATGAAGGAAACCATCAAGAACCAACCCGTATCAGCCGAAGACCGACAGAGCCGTATCGCCGATCTCACTCAAAAAAAGCATCTGCTctccgaaaaaaatatttttgtcaattcTTTAAAGGCAGTTGCCGACGACAGTCAAGTGAAAATCGCTCGGTTAAAGCAACAGAAAACAAGTAAAATTTATGCTATCAATACGGttgtacaaaaattgtttcaaattgGCATTAATTTCGGCGATCTGACCATCGATCAGCTGTCCATCAGTGAAAATGATACCCAATCCAAAATAAAAGCGAAATTGGAATTATTCGCTCAAGTCAAAGAAATCATCAATAATCGGCGTACTGATATCCATAAATCGGTGAATGACACTCAGTCGCAGCTCAAGTCCATTTCGAACGAGCTATTTGTAGTGGAAAACGAGGTTTCATCGCTAAAGAAGCACCTTCAAACGAATGAAGTCCGATTACGGAAGGTGGAAGACGAAATTGTCGAGACGCAGTACAAAGCTGAGCAGCAGCAACATAAGCTGCAAGCAACTCTCGACAGGACGACGGATACCAtccagaaaataaaaatcaaaattgaaaacaaagaaaaaaatattgaatcgtTGAAAGCAGAAAATAAGGCAATATTCGAGGGCATCCAAATGAAAACCGATGCAATGCTGAACGCTAAGAGAGAGCGCCAGGCGCGTTTAGCGGCAGCTGTTGCAGAACTGGAACAAGAAACCGAAgaactgaaaaatattgtgtacAAACTGAACTAA